The Candidatus Alcyoniella australis region CTGCTGCACGCCTGGGCCTTCCCGCTCGATGTCTCCTCGACCACGTTGGCCGACGGCAGCCTGCTGCGCATTGAGGTTGGCGACAGCGCCCTGAGCATCGAGCGCACACCGTACGGCGACCAGGCCGAGCTGATCCTGCAGATCGTCTGGCCCGAGCAGCTGGCCGCGCCCACGGCAGTGGGCGGCCTGGATTTCGTCGAGGGCGGCGACCCGCTGCACCTCGATCCGGGAACTTGGACTTGGAGCGCCGAGCGCAACTGCCTGGCGTTGCACGGCCGGCCCGGCGAGGGATCGTTCACGATCAGCAGCGGCGGCTGAGCATCCGCGCCGCGATAAAACCGATCGAACTTGACAGCCCGACCATAGGTTGAGTATGTCAACATTTGGACACTCTTCCTTCCTTTGCCACACATGCCCGGGAGGTAATGGAGCATGATCGACCCCAAGTTCATTGGGAAGACCTACGAGCCGGTGACCTACGAGGTCGGCCGGGAGAAGATCAAGGAATTCGCCGTCGCGCTTACAGACGACAGCCCGGTGTTTCTCGACCCGGCGGCGAGCCCCCACGGCGACATCATTGCGCCGCCGACTTTTGTCGTGCGCGTGCAGGCCGACGCCATCGCCAAACTGCTGTTCGACCGGGAGATCGATCTGAACTTCATGATGCTCGTGCACGGCGAGCAGGAGTTCGAGTGGTTCGACGTGATGCGGCCCGGCGACGTACTGGTCACTCAGACCACGGTCAAGGAGATCTACGAGAAGGACGACAACAAGGACTTCATCATTGGCGAGTGCGTGACCAAGCGCGGCGACCAGGTGGTCGTTGTCGGCCGCTACAACTTCGTGGTGCGGAGGTAGATCATGGCTAACGTAAGCATTGACCAGGCCAAGGTCGGCGACGTGATCGAGGCGATCCAGTCCGTGGACAAATACCGGCCGATCTACTACGCAGGCGCCAGCGGAGACTTCAACCCGATCCACATCGACCCGGAGT contains the following coding sequences:
- a CDS encoding MaoC family dehydratase N-terminal domain-containing protein, whose amino-acid sequence is MIDPKFIGKTYEPVTYEVGREKIKEFAVALTDDSPVFLDPAASPHGDIIAPPTFVVRVQADAIAKLLFDREIDLNFMMLVHGEQEFEWFDVMRPGDVLVTQTTVKEIYEKDDNKDFIIGECVTKRGDQVVVVGRYNFVVRR